The proteins below come from a single Epinephelus moara isolate mb chromosome 19, YSFRI_EMoa_1.0, whole genome shotgun sequence genomic window:
- the tysnd1 gene encoding peroxisomal leader peptide-processing protease, producing MEVKEVEKFCCVVKVFEAFSKEKHVSCSGVIVHPQTGTVICTGVPFSRFTTDKAPLSTHRRFLSPHSFSDKLKIRVSFSAERDSNSNRAAHGEASSPSSRSKTTPQREVEAELLVLVNCLEFKQAFQAVFQEADQWRFHGDKEDEELIRDAQFLSWFAVVKASVVADSSPMAGTIPWQNSSSLQKGCPVVACGSPFGTLCLDLFISTLSRGIISNLAGEDNAVILTDARCLPGTEGGGLFVVKGTDNVRLVGVIVSPFGWKANEWIGLTLVCSVHLIFRNIIRCMNVENPLRDVWLHPGEASLLISTAAHESEAFKGPTVCFVDSGQCWGSGVVVTSQLVVTCCHVVNGKSTVTLKFHHRDRVHDFVGDVLFSTKASSPYDLALVQLRDSATEAVVPQMAQSYSPGESVVVVGYGGLGRRCGPSLTCGVLSKAISLNNQPVMLQTTCAVQAGTSGGAVVRKHSGELLGIVSSNTRDLAAKVTYPHLNFSIPVTVFQRLLQHFHQTSDVNVFRVLDTTDQEVSTVWRLQGAQSKL from the exons ATGGAGGTAAAGGAGGTAGAGAAGTTTTGTTGTGTGGTCAAGGTGTTTGAGGCTTTTTCAAAAGAGAAACATGTGAGCTGCAGCGGAGTTATCGTCCATCCTCAAACTGGGACTGTGATATGCACCGGCGTCCCGTTTTCCCGTTTTACCACCGACAAGGCGCCCCTCTCCACACACCGCAGGTTCCTGTCACCGCACAGCTTCAGTGACAAACTTAAAATCCGTGTCAGCTTTTCCGCTGAGCGAGATTCAAACTCCAACCGGGCTGCACATGGAGAAGCATCCTCACCCTCCTCCAGGAGCAAAACAACACCTCAACGGGAAGTTGAAGCTGAGTTGCTGGTGCTGGTGAACTGCCTGGAGTTCAAACAAGCCTTCCAGGCAGTTTTCCAAGAGGCTGACCAGTGGCGTTTCCATGGTGATAAAGAAGATGAGGAGCTGATCAGAGATGCCCAGTTCCTCAGCTGGTTTGCTGTAGTCAAGGCGAGTGTGGTGGCAGACAGTAGCCCAATGGCAGGGACTATACCCTGGCAGAACAGCTCATCTCTCCAGAAGGGCTGCCCTGTTGTTGCATGTGGCTCACCTTTCGGCACCCTCTGCTTGGATCTCTTCATCAGCACCCTCAGCAGAGGCATCATCAGCAACCTTGCCGGAGAGGACAACGCTGTCATTCTCACAGACGCCCGCTGCTTGCCAGGCACAGAGGGTGGAGGGTTGTTTGTGGTGAAAGGCACAGACAATGTGCGCCTCGTTGGAGTGATTGTGTCTCCATTTGGTTGGAAGGCAAACGAGTGGATAGGTCTCACTCTGGTCTGCTCCGTCCACTTGATCTTCAGGAACATAATTCGCTGCATGAACGTTGAAAATCCACTCAGAGATGTTTGGCTCCATCCAGGGGAGGCAAGCCTCCTCATATCCACTGCAGCCCATGAGTCAGAAGCTTTTAAAGGCCCCACTGTGTGCTTTGTGGACAGTGGACAGTGCTGGGGCTCTGGGGTCGTTGTCACCTCTCAGCTGGTGGTGACctgctgccatgttgtcaaCGGGAAGTCGACTGTCACCCTGAAGTTCCATCACAGGGACAG agtcCATGATTTTGTGGGTGATGTGCTGTTTTCCACTAAAGCCTCTTCACCGTATGATTTGGCTTTGGTGCAGCTGAGAGACTCCGCCACAGAGGCTGTGGTGCCTCAGATGGCTCAGAGTTACAGTCCAG GTGAATCTGTAGTCGTGGTGGGATACGGTGGGTTGGGTCGGCGATGTGGTCCGTCCCTGACCTGTGGTGTCCTCTCCAAAGCCATCAGCTTGAATAACCAGCCTGTCATGCTTCAGACCACTTGTGCAGTACAAGCAGGGACCAGTGGAGGTGCTGTGGTGCGGAAACACTCAGGAGAGCTGCTGG GTATCGTCTCCAGCAACACAAGGGACCTGGCTGCTAAAGTGACCTACCCGCACCTCAACTTCAGCATCCCAGTAACTGTTTTCCAGAGATTGTTGCAGCACTTTCACCAGACCAGCGATGTTAATGTGTTCAGGGTGTTGGACACCACAGACCAAGAGGTCAGCACAGTGTGGAGGCTCCAGGGTGCACAGAGCAAACTGTAA